In Thermococcus sp., the sequence CGTCGTTATCGCCGGAAGGAGGGCCGGTCAGAAGGTCGTCGTCGTTGACGTCGTCGACAGGAACTTTGTCCTCGTTACCGGCGCTGGCCTCAACAAGGTCAAGCGCAGGAGGATGAACGTTAAGCACCTCGAGCCCCTTCCTGAGAAGGTGAACATTGAGCGCGGCACCGATGATGAGGCCGTTAAGGCCGCCCTTGAACAGGCT encodes:
- a CDS encoding 50S ribosomal protein L14e yields the protein MPAMEVGRLAVVIAGRRAGQKVVVVDVVDRNFVLVTGAGLNKVKRRRMNVKHLEPLPEKVNIERGTDDEAVKAALEQAGISLE